One Setaria viridis chromosome 3, Setaria_viridis_v4.0, whole genome shotgun sequence DNA window includes the following coding sequences:
- the LOC117847818 gene encoding uncharacterized protein, with translation MAFSDDEKPPSSNIGSTKGLVTIKPAKYFKDDAALTADTVTAEVEINATSSTTVREGLDLVAVLDVSGSMRNTKIKSLQNAMKFMIMKLTPVDRLSIVTFSTNVMLRTPLRSMTPAAQNDLKALVDGLQAGGWTNIQAGLQTGLDIIAGRVHTKARTANIFLMSDGNQQLGEHDVGGKVDVDPGHVAIYTFGFGKDTNHHLMSEIARKSPGGTFSSVPDDSQASLPFSQMLAGLLTVVAQDVELTLRPNPKADEEEVETIEVARGTDYTRIPEGPSSGTITIKFGTLFAGEGRKVLITLNLKDVTKKDEDGNDVEIDEYDATLAEAQHSFTAQGRPKDPQVPQDIQIRRTSTPSQGPGASSKARQVQAEMARRDHAEAIRQARELADDRKLEEARYKLVDAQNALEDIVLDRLEDGQKLVNSLRAELVQLIKYMETEKLYNEKGKAYALASESCHGRQRYTARGGDGEDDVRLFATPRMDTYREQAKNYEKNPTAPVPTAAEDVKQEVAANPLAAISTELAYYLRNAIQALQAIERIVTAPSAKPATPL, from the exons ATGGCCTTCAGCGATGACGAGAAGCCTCCCAGTTCCAACATTG GGAGCACCAAGGGCCTGGTGACGATCAAGCCGGCCAAGTACTTCAAGGACGACGCGGCGCTGACGGCGGACACGGTGACCGCGGAGGTGGAGATCAACGCGACATCCTCCACCACGGTGAGGGAGGGGCTGGACCTTGTGGCCGTGCTCGACGTGAGCGGCAGCATGCGCAACACCAAGATCAAGAGCCTGCAGAACGCCATGAAGTTCATGATCATGAAGCTCACCCCCGTGGACCGCCTCTCCATCGTCACCTTCTCCACCAACGTGATGCTGCGCACCCCGCTGCGCTCCATGACCCCGGCCGCCCAGAACGACCTCAAGGCCCTCGTCGACGGCCTCCAGGCCGGCGGCTGGACCAACATCCAGGCCGGCCTCCAGACCGGTCTGGACATCATCGCCGGCCGCGTCCACACCAAGGCCCGCACCGCCAACATCTTCCTCATGTCCGACGGAAACCAGCAGCTCGGCGAGCACGACGTCGGCGGGAAGGTCGACGTCGACCCCGGCCACGTCGCCATCTACACGTTCGGCTTCGGCAAGGACACCAACCACCACCTGATGAGCGAGATCGCCAGGAAATCCCCCGGCGGGACCTTCAGCTCCGTGCCGGACGATTCCCAGGCGAGCCTTCCCTTCTCGCAGATGCTGGCCGGGCTCCTCACCGTGGTGGCGCAGGACGTGGAGCTCACCCTGAGACCCAACCCCAaggcggacgaggaggaggtggagaccATCGAGGTGGCCCGCGGCACCGACTACACGAGGATCCCGGAAGGCCCCTCGTCCGGCACGATCACCATCAAGTTCGGCACCCTCTTCGCCGGAGAAGGGCGCAAGGTCCTCATCACCCTTAACCTCAAGGACGTGACCAAGAAGGACGAGGACGGCAACGACGTCGAGATCGACGAGTACGACGCGACGCTAGCGGAAGCCCAGCACAGCTTCACCGCCCAGGGGAGGCCAAAGGATCCCCAGGTCCCGCAGGACATCCAGATCCGGCGCACCTCGACGCCATCCCAAGGCCCAGGTGCGAGCAGCAAGGCGAGGCAGGTGCAGGCCGAGATGGCCAGGCGGGACCACGCCGAGGCGATCAGGCAGGCGAGGGAGCTGGCGGACGACAGAAAGCTCGAGGAGGCAAGGTACAAGCTGGTGGACGCACAGAACGCGCTGGAGGACATCGTGCTCGACCGCCTGGAGGACGGGCAGAAGCTGGTGAACTCGCTCCGGGCCGAGCTCGTGCAGCTGATCAAGTACATGGAGACGGAGAAGCTCTACAACGAGAAGGGAAAGGCCTACGCCCTTGCCTCCGAAAGCTGCCACGGTCGCCAGCGCTACACCgccaggggcggcgacggcgaggacgacgtGCGCCTCTTCGCCACGCCGCGGATGGACACCTACCGCGAGCAGGCCAAGAACTACGAGAAGAACCCCACCGCGCCGGtgcccaccgccgccgaggACGTCAAGCAGGAGGTCGCCGCCAACCcgctcgccgccatctccacaGAGCTCGCATACTACCTCCGCAACGCCATCCAGgcgctgcaggccatcgagagGATTGTCACCGCCCCAAGCGCCAAGCCAGCAACCCCGCTCTGA